In Pseudoalteromonas sp. NC201, a single window of DNA contains:
- a CDS encoding carboxymuconolactone decarboxylase family protein yields the protein MTDFTIHTVESAPQKGKPLLEKSQQAFGRIPNLHGVMAESPEHLHGYQVLHEAFLNSSFNNDEKTVVWQAINVEHECHYCVPAHSAIAKSMKVSDELVKALREQAPLGDEKLEVLRATTLEMLRERGKLSDAQTKAFFAAGYTKQNLLEIILALSQKVMSNYVNHIAHTPLDDAFKAFK from the coding sequence ATGACTGACTTTACAATCCATACCGTAGAATCTGCACCGCAAAAAGGTAAACCATTACTTGAGAAGTCCCAGCAAGCGTTTGGACGTATTCCGAACCTTCATGGTGTAATGGCGGAATCACCAGAGCATCTGCATGGCTATCAAGTGTTACATGAGGCTTTTTTAAATAGCTCGTTCAATAACGATGAAAAAACTGTGGTGTGGCAAGCGATTAATGTAGAACATGAATGTCACTACTGTGTACCGGCTCATTCTGCTATCGCAAAATCAATGAAAGTAAGTGATGAATTGGTCAAAGCACTGCGTGAGCAAGCACCGCTGGGCGATGAGAAACTAGAAGTGCTGCGTGCCACTACACTTGAAATGCTGCGTGAGCGTGGCAAACTGAGTGATGCACAAACGAAAGCGTTTTTTGCAGCAGGTTATACTAAACAAAATTTGCTGGAAATCATCTTAGCACTAAGTCAAAAAGTGATGAGTAACTACGTGAATCATATCGCACATACTCCACTGGATGATGCTTTTAAAGCGTTTAAATGA
- a CDS encoding pepsin/retropepsin-like aspartic protease family protein: MRAIILSALACTTVGCGITASTAPQSLTLPMKYTEKGHAYVMATLNHTVTHPMILDSAANVGILPVNLKAALALPEDKLSKMDVQGASGSSELVLATIDHTSVGHLAAESLPYVFKDMTRLDVEGILPGILGHGYMSQYCNVFDFKNNELSLYQGACPSSVTQGLESESFKIDNNFIKLTASFNGEEVDAVLDTGAPTNYINSHLANKLTLTLGEEDISRGLNDLATKKVAIESLRFSLGDKEIINTESHLSDMPVFEVLGYKDEPFILLGLSNFNDDKLVIDYAENKIYF; this comes from the coding sequence ATGAGAGCAATTATTTTATCAGCATTAGCATGTACCACCGTTGGTTGTGGGATCACCGCGTCTACCGCGCCACAATCGCTCACTTTACCGATGAAGTACACCGAGAAAGGTCATGCCTATGTGATGGCAACGCTTAACCATACGGTTACCCATCCTATGATTTTAGACAGTGCTGCGAATGTTGGTATTTTACCGGTTAATCTGAAAGCAGCACTTGCCTTGCCTGAAGACAAGCTAAGCAAAATGGACGTGCAAGGCGCAAGTGGCAGCTCAGAGCTAGTATTGGCAACGATAGACCACACCAGCGTCGGCCACTTAGCAGCAGAGTCGCTTCCTTATGTATTTAAAGATATGACCCGCTTAGATGTGGAAGGCATCTTGCCTGGAATTTTGGGGCATGGATACATGTCGCAATATTGTAATGTGTTTGATTTTAAAAATAATGAGCTGAGTTTGTATCAAGGGGCTTGCCCAAGTAGCGTGACACAGGGCTTGGAGAGTGAAAGTTTTAAAATAGATAACAATTTCATCAAGCTAACTGCAAGTTTTAATGGCGAAGAGGTGGACGCCGTGCTTGATACCGGCGCTCCAACCAACTACATCAACTCACACCTGGCCAATAAACTAACATTAACGCTGGGCGAAGAAGACATCAGCCGAGGGTTAAACGACCTAGCGACCAAAAAGGTGGCCATAGAATCACTGCGTTTTAGCTTAGGTGACAAGGAAATCATCAATACCGAAAGTCACTTATCGGATATGCCTGTGTTTGAGGTGCTTGGATATAAAGATGAGCCGTTTATCCTGCTGGGTTTAAGTAATTTCAACGACGATAAGCTAGTTATCGACTACGCTGAGAACAAAATTTACTTTTGA
- a CDS encoding sensor histidine kinase: MKLKTKFTLLVALCTFALLGSFYQLSKNSAERTFLAFNKQSAVTFGHSLLDDDLVEEALTGKTFASPEATLTFLASTFPEQLFIWRDANSTADVKILNPDLTIDYEQVKSGHQFSIHHPGVAAFVVQFNEAQYVLSPQGELFWLPEVLLDRSFEKEALQQAMLDDFMLTLVILSIIAALLAWLGSWYFLSPLKQLKRSFKAIESGELDTRLALKRHDEVGEIINSFNNLAAWLQGLHQQYKQMNSDLSHELRTPLNGIRSRLEAMEDGIVPMDKAQLAVITQDLHNVNRIIDDLCLLSLTESKQLTLSSTRVNLSELLTSTLVRYQAQAEARGVKLNADIQEGVSVTLDAGRVRQIVVNLLDNAFKYGADGGVVTLKLSYQDNELVITVADCGQGMSPNQLDQVFERFYRAQGSRHDTSSLGLGLPICRQLAELMGATLTATSTENQGASFSLRFSQLT, from the coding sequence ATGAAGCTAAAAACCAAATTTACCTTACTCGTGGCGCTTTGTACCTTTGCGCTACTCGGAAGCTTTTATCAACTATCTAAAAACTCAGCCGAGCGCACTTTTTTAGCATTTAATAAGCAAAGTGCGGTAACGTTTGGTCATTCATTGCTTGATGATGACTTAGTGGAAGAAGCATTGACTGGTAAAACCTTTGCGAGCCCAGAAGCGACGTTAACGTTTTTAGCATCAACCTTTCCTGAGCAGCTATTTATTTGGCGAGATGCTAACTCAACAGCGGATGTAAAGATCCTCAACCCCGATCTCACCATAGACTATGAGCAGGTCAAATCCGGTCATCAATTTTCTATCCATCACCCCGGTGTCGCGGCGTTTGTGGTGCAATTTAATGAGGCGCAATATGTGTTATCACCACAGGGTGAGTTGTTTTGGTTACCTGAGGTATTGCTAGATAGGTCGTTTGAAAAGGAAGCGCTGCAGCAAGCTATGCTGGATGATTTTATGCTTACTTTGGTCATCTTATCGATTATTGCTGCATTACTTGCTTGGTTGGGGTCGTGGTACTTTTTGTCGCCACTTAAACAGCTCAAACGTAGCTTCAAGGCGATAGAGTCGGGCGAGTTAGACACCCGCTTAGCGCTAAAACGCCATGATGAAGTAGGTGAAATCATCAATAGTTTTAATAATCTTGCGGCTTGGCTACAAGGTTTGCATCAGCAGTATAAACAAATGAATTCCGACTTATCTCATGAACTTAGAACACCACTTAACGGCATTCGTTCGCGCTTGGAGGCGATGGAAGACGGTATAGTGCCAATGGATAAGGCTCAGTTAGCGGTGATAACCCAAGACCTTCACAACGTTAACCGTATTATCGACGACCTGTGTTTGTTGTCATTAACCGAGTCAAAGCAGCTGACCTTGTCATCAACACGAGTAAATCTCTCTGAGCTGTTAACATCGACCTTAGTGCGTTACCAAGCACAGGCCGAAGCGCGAGGCGTGAAATTGAACGCAGATATTCAAGAAGGTGTGAGCGTGACGCTTGATGCCGGAAGAGTCAGACAGATAGTGGTGAACTTATTAGATAATGCCTTTAAATATGGCGCTGATGGTGGCGTTGTGACGTTAAAGCTCAGTTATCAAGATAATGAACTGGTGATTACGGTTGCTGACTGTGGCCAAGGTATGTCGCCTAATCAACTCGATCAGGTGTTTGAGCGCTTTTACCGCGCGCAGGGGTCGCGCCACGATACATCCAGTTTAGGACTCGGCTTGCCAATTTGCCGTCAACTTGCCGAGCTGATGGGCGCGACATTGACCGCGACCAGTACTGAAAATCAAGGGGCGAGCTTTTCGCTCAGATTTTCTCAACTAACTTGA
- a CDS encoding response regulator transcription factor has product MSDQYTVLYVEDDPSSAEILNLYLAQADMQVVHFDNAPDAHRALQNLTFQLAILDVMLPGGDGRELLKEAVARNIPTIMVTAKVSETDRLEGFELGADDYVCKPYSPREVISRAKALCKRSYRGQQSAALLFDGLSINLESKSVTVTQQTPALTAVEFELLLTMAKQPQQVFSRAQLIEQVWGSDAPITDRAVDTHLANLRKKLGDSKAEPKFIATRYGQGYQFIARKVSS; this is encoded by the coding sequence ATGTCTGACCAATATACTGTTTTATATGTAGAAGATGACCCAAGTAGTGCTGAGATATTAAATTTATATCTGGCACAAGCGGATATGCAGGTTGTCCATTTCGATAACGCCCCAGATGCCCACCGAGCCCTACAAAACCTAACATTTCAACTCGCTATTTTAGATGTCATGCTACCCGGTGGTGATGGCCGTGAGTTACTTAAAGAAGCCGTTGCACGCAACATTCCTACCATTATGGTGACCGCCAAAGTGTCTGAAACCGACCGTCTTGAGGGGTTTGAGCTAGGTGCGGACGATTATGTGTGCAAGCCTTACAGCCCACGAGAAGTGATCTCACGAGCAAAAGCACTATGTAAACGTAGCTATCGTGGTCAGCAGAGTGCCGCTTTGTTGTTTGATGGCTTAAGTATCAATCTTGAGAGCAAATCCGTAACGGTAACACAACAAACACCAGCGTTAACGGCGGTGGAGTTCGAGTTATTACTGACCATGGCCAAGCAGCCGCAACAAGTATTTAGCCGCGCGCAATTAATTGAACAAGTATGGGGAAGTGATGCGCCTATTACGGATCGGGCAGTCGATACTCATTTGGCTAACTTGCGTAAAAAACTAGGTGACAGTAAGGCTGAGCCCAAGTTTATCGCCACTCGTTACGGGCAAGGCTATCAATTTATCGCGCGTAAGGTGTCTTCATGA
- a CDS encoding NUDIX hydrolase yields the protein MLFTIWQGSLKVLLTKRPHAPFKGRWGLPGGFVDVELDDNTDMSALRKIKEKTSVAPQYLEQLQAFSGINRDPRGFSVTLVYYALISPQQVATQIDSVDDVRWVDLSEIPDLAVAFDHKHIIEKAKARLQQKALYSMIPVYCLADQFTIGQLKTAIEAIIAKPIQRKSLVRRIEASNMFEALDEKVKSGGRLAQLYKLKPDVDIVHFERNLSLG from the coding sequence GTGTTATTTACAATTTGGCAAGGTAGCTTAAAAGTCCTCCTCACCAAACGCCCCCATGCGCCGTTCAAAGGCCGCTGGGGATTACCTGGAGGGTTTGTTGATGTTGAGCTGGATGACAACACGGATATGAGCGCGCTGCGTAAGATCAAAGAGAAAACCAGTGTTGCCCCACAATACCTTGAACAACTTCAGGCGTTTTCTGGGATCAACCGTGATCCGCGAGGCTTTAGTGTCACCTTGGTTTATTACGCATTGATTTCACCTCAGCAAGTGGCAACCCAAATTGACTCGGTAGATGATGTGAGATGGGTGGATCTTAGCGAGATCCCAGATCTTGCTGTGGCTTTTGATCATAAGCATATTATTGAAAAGGCCAAGGCAAGGCTGCAGCAAAAGGCGTTATATTCCATGATCCCGGTTTATTGTTTGGCAGATCAATTTACCATTGGACAACTCAAAACCGCCATCGAAGCCATTATCGCCAAACCCATTCAGCGCAAGAGCTTGGTAAGACGAATTGAAGCCTCAAACATGTTTGAAGCACTGGATGAAAAGGTCAAGTCAGGCGGACGTTTAGCACAGCTCTATAAACTAAAGCCTGATGTCGATATCGTGCATTTTGAGCGCAATCTGAGCTTAGGATAA
- a CDS encoding LysR family transcriptional regulator produces MLDDLRLFVEVSRRGSFAKAAEDLSIGAPTLSKRMLALEDKLGYPLLLRSARGLTLTNHGQAVVDKMAESLLALQAQSEALSTLEASTFHLLCPQNLMIGPLYNALQSFQAQYPEIQLHVEPANSVALLSQKRFDLTVRVGELDDSSVYQKRLGQIAVRVVVAKEIATTQTLFLPFKASQLPATDAWRALLAQFSHVSYVGDITLVRKLVGSANGAGVLPMTEIAALAAQSQTAFSYIGDYQFIRSIYALWPNQRTPPTYTRNFIELLQMRCQELDYLQGAVIAL; encoded by the coding sequence ATGCTAGATGACTTACGACTCTTTGTTGAGGTAAGCCGCCGAGGAAGTTTTGCCAAGGCGGCAGAAGACCTTAGCATAGGCGCGCCGACCTTATCTAAGCGGATGTTAGCGCTGGAAGACAAACTTGGTTATCCGCTCTTACTGCGTAGCGCCAGAGGACTTACATTAACGAATCATGGTCAGGCGGTGGTGGATAAAATGGCGGAGTCTTTGCTCGCCTTGCAAGCGCAAAGTGAGGCGCTATCAACACTAGAAGCGTCCACTTTCCACCTGTTATGCCCGCAAAACCTAATGATTGGTCCTTTGTATAATGCGCTGCAATCGTTTCAGGCCCAGTATCCAGAGATCCAATTGCATGTGGAGCCTGCCAATAGTGTGGCCTTACTCAGCCAAAAGCGGTTTGATTTAACCGTGCGAGTCGGGGAGCTGGATGATTCAAGCGTCTATCAAAAACGGCTGGGGCAAATCGCGGTAAGGGTGGTGGTCGCCAAGGAAATTGCGACTACACAAACCCTGTTTTTGCCCTTTAAAGCATCGCAACTGCCCGCAACCGATGCATGGCGAGCACTGCTGGCGCAGTTTAGTCACGTCTCTTATGTGGGTGATATTACCTTAGTGCGTAAATTAGTAGGCTCGGCTAACGGTGCTGGCGTATTGCCGATGACAGAAATTGCAGCGTTGGCAGCGCAATCTCAAACCGCATTTAGCTATATCGGTGACTACCAATTTATTCGCAGCATCTACGCACTTTGGCCAAATCAACGAACTCCACCGACTTACACCAGAAATTTTATTGAGTTACTGCAAATGCGGTGTCAGGAGCTTGATTATCTGCAAGGGGCAGTGATAGCTCTGTAA
- a CDS encoding DUF2798 domain-containing protein, with the protein MQKLIFTLLLSLCLSFMVSGWVTYINLGLVADFTTRWAHAFANAWPASFIAAYVLSAPVTAVTKRIMEKYHGQQPQ; encoded by the coding sequence ATGCAAAAACTCATTTTTACATTACTGCTGTCATTGTGTCTGTCGTTTATGGTGTCTGGATGGGTTACATACATCAATTTGGGATTAGTGGCAGACTTTACCACGCGATGGGCGCATGCCTTTGCTAATGCTTGGCCGGCCTCGTTCATCGCCGCCTATGTTTTATCAGCCCCAGTTACCGCCGTTACTAAACGCATTATGGAGAAATACCATGGCCAACAGCCACAATAA
- a CDS encoding putative quinol monooxygenase, with translation MANSHNNVNFIAHITPKTEHYQNCINAIQEILPATRAEVGCLRFELYESEDRTQLTLVERFVDHAAFDFHHQQAYTKQVFTLYQGWLAKAVDIIAIKPL, from the coding sequence ATGGCCAACAGCCACAATAACGTCAACTTTATCGCCCATATCACACCTAAAACCGAGCACTATCAAAATTGTATTAACGCAATCCAAGAGATCTTGCCAGCCACTCGAGCAGAAGTCGGATGTTTACGCTTTGAACTTTATGAAAGTGAAGACCGCACCCAGCTTACCTTAGTCGAACGCTTTGTCGACCATGCCGCGTTTGATTTTCATCACCAGCAAGCCTACACCAAACAGGTATTTACACTGTATCAAGGATGGCTGGCAAAAGCGGTTGATATTATTGCCATCAAACCGCTTTAA
- a CDS encoding PD40 domain-containing protein codes for MKPNLTLLTLLFFSLSGCSMSHTEDKPNVKRSAYFGEQPPGLVPKIFEPKIVSPNGEFESGTFTPDMQSFYFTKAIGEDKKRGFFVIHKENNQWGKASETDLRWPQFSYDGSKMFIGKMYRERQGDGWSEPKSPGAFIKHMAHGRSVSASGTYYFTGYKERGVVGALYYSRLINGQYEEPIKLRDDMNQGEYIAGSMIAPDESYLIWSVQRAEGFGQSDLYISFKKQDGTWSKVINMGVTINTEKQESSPQLSPDGKYFFFNRGDWRVNGSGKRIYEGKQHWVDIQLIKNLKLKSEFT; via the coding sequence ATGAAGCCGAATTTAACTTTACTTACCCTATTATTTTTTAGCCTCAGTGGTTGCTCTATGAGTCATACTGAAGACAAACCGAATGTAAAAAGAAGTGCGTATTTTGGAGAGCAGCCTCCGGGTTTAGTGCCTAAGATCTTTGAGCCCAAGATTGTTTCACCAAATGGAGAATTTGAAAGCGGTACATTCACGCCAGATATGCAGTCTTTTTACTTCACAAAAGCGATAGGCGAAGACAAAAAGCGAGGCTTTTTTGTCATCCATAAAGAAAATAATCAGTGGGGAAAGGCGTCAGAAACAGATCTACGTTGGCCGCAGTTTTCTTACGATGGCAGCAAAATGTTCATCGGCAAAATGTATCGAGAGCGCCAAGGTGATGGTTGGTCAGAGCCTAAAAGCCCAGGTGCGTTCATAAAACATATGGCGCATGGCAGGTCGGTGTCTGCGAGCGGCACTTATTACTTTACCGGATACAAAGAGCGGGGTGTTGTCGGCGCTTTGTATTATTCGCGTCTTATTAACGGGCAGTATGAAGAGCCTATAAAACTAAGAGACGATATGAATCAAGGAGAGTACATAGCAGGTTCTATGATAGCGCCTGACGAATCTTACTTGATTTGGAGTGTGCAACGAGCTGAGGGTTTTGGCCAATCTGATCTCTACATTAGTTTTAAAAAGCAAGATGGCACTTGGTCGAAGGTTATAAACATGGGAGTAACGATTAATACAGAAAAACAAGAAAGCTCTCCTCAATTATCGCCGGATGGAAAATACTTCTTTTTTAATCGGGGTGATTGGCGTGTGAATGGAAGCGGCAAACGTATTTATGAAGGAAAACAGCATTGGGTTGATATTCAACTGATAAAAAACTTAAAACTAAAAAGTGAGTTTACTTAA